From Tistrella bauzanensis, a single genomic window includes:
- the phaR gene encoding polyhydroxyalkanoate synthesis repressor PhaR, protein MTEKSEASAGRTEKVKVKIKKYANRRLYNTATSSYVTLDHLSQMVKDDVDFIVNDAKTGDDITHQVLTQIIVEEEGKGRSLLPTGFLRQLISFYGDSMQSFVPRYLEMSMEALARNQEQVRRTFGPIFPFPSIEEMSKQNLQMMEQAMRMFAGGLRMPDGSAMAGDERPAAPPPPPAAAASGGGEDIKLLADRLNDLQKQIEALTRNRDS, encoded by the coding sequence ATGACCGAGAAGTCGGAAGCGAGCGCCGGGCGGACCGAGAAGGTCAAGGTCAAGATCAAGAAGTACGCAAACCGGCGACTGTACAATACGGCAACCAGCAGCTACGTCACCCTGGACCATCTGTCGCAGATGGTGAAGGACGATGTCGACTTCATTGTCAATGACGCCAAGACCGGTGACGACATCACCCATCAGGTGCTGACGCAGATCATCGTTGAAGAAGAGGGCAAGGGTCGCAGCCTGCTGCCGACCGGCTTCCTGCGGCAACTGATTTCCTTCTATGGCGACAGCATGCAGTCTTTCGTGCCGCGCTATCTGGAAATGTCGATGGAAGCGCTGGCCCGCAATCAGGAACAGGTGCGCCGGACCTTCGGCCCCATATTCCCCTTCCCCTCGATCGAGGAGATGAGCAAGCAGAACCTGCAGATGATGGAGCAGGCGATGCGGATGTTCGCCGGCGGTCTGCGCATGCCCGATGGCAGTGCCATGGCCGGTGACGAACGTCCGGCCGCGCCGCCACCCCCACCGGCCGCCGCCGCATCCGGCGGTGGCGAGGACATCAAGCTGCTGGCCGACCGCCTGAACGATCTTCAGAAGCAGATCGAGGCGCTGACCCGCAACCGCGACAGCTGA